One Ostrea edulis chromosome 2, xbOstEdul1.1, whole genome shotgun sequence genomic region harbors:
- the LOC125680481 gene encoding BLOC-2 complex member HPS3-like — MVKVYKCHNFRSQNVIQVDNEPVSLFAYQDRLFVATQNCCIFVYRVLTQKNCQRTNAFATEARVQQLQFNETGNYVSTLEVKSSRRQTFYAVKVYLNWQLATDPNSTRSCVRLANHDHSLKPNSISNDQLQVIDIPCSKEVTCISSCQKTGNLVIVQKDKTTFYQVVEKSVSNSDKTYIDVVPFLELDWSFVVNSISFCENFIAVTSEEEAQVVRLLYSETNKQTEDADILKQFPSRTRRKVSSVLSELSAGSDRQRHLDSSLSYGSKYGLVDSSRNSVNASPALSASSLNKLGFDAFNKIDDDENFVTWNFDETEQKEELDGGSFLGRRAVRKKQSKTVVLKTLNELSQRDLLLSDIPKHNDLRGGGHSTVGELSVITVLYKRSSSSTDSWKFIQLQPTYLSDGERLAMRDWYREIPFQSSVFSSLVGVSCLLSSVRMGTMYNVWTKTSDISHYKYTLEGKQIITDGNLLYVLNEKGLEIYSSRCNAAAIHNSEDLNGVTKAYPSADLEICLLGSHPFIGATQIAVADDTVVLLSKVESSTTKNEESIWSLYALEKCSVSELFKDMVNYGSKNKKSSSTTYLHMLKEGHMIVRNALIGQQTIDEHLLDLYRESCGLLGEHYSLPDAEDYKMCLPYYLMSGLSIRDIVRQAVLYKQQSKKTTPYCYGKGFGYFLNHVLFQEGEPFVLPETDGDQILEVCTEVLPGRLSEITLFSRLQTYNPDVSLKLLQTQMQHKSCVDEKHSPVDMVALACLHLKLCDPEPAHIALMSIPQRELTKICIQHHQLLHQDFIELSPLSQLMRCHCPQVLITSLVALLDRGMISLDLAIRLLQGTQDAEAKFKNNHIKEYLEKILEDNRRKYVFEEAAVLLSEIYMKRIIYLTHPTERSRCSALTQSKTTGYFGQRYSWLDELPPFTGLFSLRQPCLYLRQSSPTTVRKNNIAAPAPSVGKQNCPCALCHEDLLKLQGMLCSPCCSRTVVDKTLDLLHTSTSIQGDTSTSIQGWDAVWMLCKIRTEVTETFKVVVERYPAIVLSYGTSVLGTDSSLWHSFLNEVVQMNKIQAESPDENAEIYFKTFQGILKHLTDILELKDFLQILPDEGNMLFFLPYITKCQEKEKSENLLSSIIRKGGHLQRFV, encoded by the exons GGAATTATGTCTCAACGTTAGAAGTAAAATCATCTAGAAGACAGACATTTTATGCAGTGAAAGTATATTTAAACTGGCAGCTGGCAACAGATCCGAACAGTACCAGATCCTGTGTAAGGTTGGCAAATCATGACCACAGTTTGAAGCCAAACAGTATTTCTAATGACCAACTCCAAGTCATTGACATACCATGTAGCAAAGAAGTAACATGTATTTCATCCTGTCAAAAGACTGGAAACTTAGTCATAGTTCAGAAAGACAAAACAACTTTTTATCAAGTTGTAGAGAAGTCTGTTTCAAATTCAGATAAAACTTATATAGACGTTGTGCCATTTTTAGAATTAGATTGGAGTTTTGTCGtgaattctatttcattttgtgAAAACTTTATTGCGGTGACGTCTGAGGAGGAAGCACAGGTTGTGCGTCTTTTGTACTCTGAAACCAACAAGCAGACAGAAGATGCTGACATTTTAAAGCAGTTCCCCTCCAGGACTCGCAGAAAAGTCTCTTCAGTCTTAAGCGAACTCTCCGCTGGGTCTGATAGGCAGAGACATTTAGATTCCTCGTTGAGTTATGGCTCCAAATATGGATTAGTGGATTCATCTAGAAATTCTGTAAATGCCAGTCCTGCCTTATCAGCATCCTCCTTAAATAAATTAGGATTCGATGCATTTAATAAAATTGATGATGATGAAAATTTTGTGACTTGGAATTTTGATGAAACTGAACAAAAGGAGGAGTTAGATGGAGGTTCATTTCTAGGAAGGAGAGCAGTTCGAAAGAAACAATCCAAAACAGTTGTTCTGAAGACTTTGAACGAACTCTCTCAGAGAGACCTACTATTGTCAGACATACCCAAACACAATGATCTCCGAG GAGGTGGCCATTCTACAGTGGGAGAACTTAGTGTTATTACAGTCTTATACAAGCGAAGCTCTTCAAGTACCGATTCCTGGAAATTCATACAGCTCCAGCCCACTTACTTATCCG ATGGAGAGAGACTTGCGATGAGGGACTGGTATCGAGAAATCCCCTTCCAGTCTTCAGTGTTCAGCAGCCTGGTGGGTGTGTCATGTCTCCTTAGTAGTGTCAGGATGGGGACCATGTACAACGTATGGACCAAAACTTCAGACATATCCCACTACAAGTACACACTGGAAGGAAAACAG ATAATCACTGATGGGAACTTGTTGTATGTGTTGAATGAGAAAGGGCTGGAGATTTATTCTAGCAGATGTAATGCTGCAGCCATTCATAACTCGGAGGATTTAAATGGGGTCACAAAG gCTTACCCTTCAGCTGATCTAGAAATCTGCCTTCTTGGTTCTCATCCATTTATTGGTGCTACACAGATTGCTGTTGCTGATGATACAGTAGTATTATTGTCCAAAGTGGAGAGCTCCACAACAAA aAATGAGGAGAGCATATGGAGTCTTTATGCCTTGGAAAAATGTTCTGTTTCTGAGCTCTTTAAAGATATG GTAAATTACGGATCAAAGAATAAAAAATCAAGCAGTACAACATATCTACACATGCTGAAAGAAGGTCACATGATTGTCAGAAATGCTCTCATTGGTCAGCAAACTATAGACGAGCATCTGCTAGATTTATACAGGGAGTCTTGTGGTCTGCTTGGTGAACATTACtcact GCCTGATGCTGAGGATTATAAGATGTGCTTGCCCTACTATTTGATGTCCGGTCTCTCCATCAGGGATATCGTCAGACAAGCTGTGCTGTACAAACAACAGTCCAAAAAG ACAACACCATACTGCTATGGAAAAGGGTTTGGCTATTTCCTTAACCATGTATTATTTCAAGAAGGGGAGCCATTTGTTTTACCTGAG ACCGATGGCGACCAGATTTTGGAGGTGTGCACGGAAGTTCTGCCTGGCAGACTATCAGAGATTACCCTGTTCTCACGCCTCCAGACATACAACCCAGACGTCTCACTCAAACTGCTACAGACACAGATGCAGCATAAATCATGTGTTGACGAAAAACACAG CCCAGTTGACATGGTTGCCCTGGCCTGTCTGCATTTAAAGCTGTGTGACCCAGAGCCCGCACACATTGCGTTGATGTCAATACCACAAAGGGAGCTAACCAAAATCTGTATTCAGCACCATCAGCTTCTTCATCAGGACTTCatagaattatctcccttgtcaCAG TTGATGAGGTGCCATTGTCCCCAGGTACTGATCACTTCTCTGGTGGCCTTACTGGACAGAGGGATGATATCTCTTGACCTGGCCATCAGATTATTACAG GGGACACAAGATGCAGAAGCAAAGTTCAAGAACAATCACATTAAAGAATATCTGgagaaaattttagaag ataatcgaagaaaatatgtgtTTGAAGAAGCTGCT gTTCTACTCTCTGAAATCTACATGAAGAGAATTATTTATTTAACACACCCCACTGAAAGGTCAAGATGTAGTGCACTGACTCAG AGTAAAACTACTGGATACTTTGGCCAGAGATATTCTTGGTTGGACGAGTTGCCTCCCTTCACTGGATTATTCTCCTTAAGGCAGCCCTGTCTGTATCTCAGACAAAGCAGTCCTACCACTGTGAGAAAGAACAACATCGCAGCTCCAGCGCCCTCTGTCGGAAAACAGAACTGCCCCTGTGCTCTCTGTCACGAGGATCTCCTTAAATTGCAG GGTATGCTGTGTTCTCCGTGCTGCAGTAGAACTGTAGTGGACAAGACCCTAGACCTCCTCCACACCTCCACGTCCATACAGGGCGACACCTCCACGTCCATACAGGGCTGGGACGCTGTCTGGATGCTGTGTAAAATCCGGACGGAGGTCACAGAGACCTTCAAGGTCGTGGTGGAGAGGTACCCGGCTATTGTCCTTAGTTATGGTACATCAGTACTGGGGACAGATTCCAGCTTG tGGCATAGTTTTCTGAATGAAGTTGTACAGATGAACAAAATTCAAGCTGAGAGTCCAGACGAGAatgctgaaatatattttaaaacattccaAG GCATACTAAAACATCTAACGGACATATTAGAGCTGAAGGACTTCCTCCAAATTTTACCGGATGAGGGGAACATGTTATTTTTCTTGCCTTACATTACCAAGTGTCAGGAAAAGGAGAAATCAGAAAATTTGTTATCCTCGATCATTAGAAAAGGAGGACATTTACAGCGATTCGTATGA